A section of the Polynucleobacter sp. AP-Jannik-300A-C4 genome encodes:
- a CDS encoding FAD-linked oxidase C-terminal domain-containing protein — protein sequence MVTPPPELAAITALQSKLVSALRPILPEHALLWEPEDTIPYECDGLAAYRRMPLAVALPETEEQVAQILKTCFEMQVPIVPRGSGTGLSGGAMPISQGLVLSLAKLKKIISIDPFTRTAVVQPGVRNLAISEAVAHLGLYYAPDPSSQIACSIGGNVNENSGGVHCLKYGLTLHNVLKVRGVLMNGEIVEFGSLAPDSPGLDLLAIVMGSEGMLAVVTEVTVKLIAKPKLARVIMASFDDIEKGADAVAAIIAAGIIPAGLEMMDKATTRAVEEFVHAGYDLEAETILLCESDGTPEEVAEEIERMTKVLELAGASGIQISQNESERLKFWSGRKNAFPAAGRLAPDYYCMDGTIPRRNIGTLLRRIQVMEKKYGLVCLNVFHAGDGNMHPLILFNGADQDEWHRAEEFGTEILEACVELDGTITGEHGVGIEKINSMCVQFGEGERESFWGVKAAFDPERLLNPDKAIPTLNRCAEYGRMRISGGNLPHPELERF from the coding sequence ATGGTGACCCCACCCCCCGAGCTCGCGGCCATTACCGCCCTTCAATCCAAATTGGTATCGGCCCTGCGCCCGATACTCCCGGAGCACGCTTTGCTTTGGGAGCCTGAGGACACGATTCCCTATGAATGTGATGGTCTAGCGGCCTATCGACGCATGCCCCTCGCGGTAGCCTTACCGGAGACTGAGGAGCAGGTTGCCCAGATCCTAAAGACCTGCTTTGAAATGCAGGTGCCTATCGTTCCACGCGGATCTGGCACTGGCCTATCCGGTGGCGCCATGCCCATTTCCCAAGGTTTAGTGCTCTCGCTAGCCAAACTCAAAAAGATTATCAGCATTGACCCTTTCACCAGAACTGCAGTTGTACAACCCGGTGTTCGCAATTTAGCCATCTCTGAAGCTGTTGCCCATCTGGGGCTTTATTACGCTCCGGACCCCTCTTCACAGATTGCCTGCTCCATTGGCGGCAATGTGAATGAAAACTCTGGTGGTGTCCACTGCCTCAAATATGGACTAACCCTTCACAACGTCCTCAAAGTTCGCGGCGTGTTGATGAATGGTGAAATCGTGGAATTTGGCAGCCTTGCGCCGGACTCTCCAGGACTCGATTTATTGGCAATTGTGATGGGTAGCGAAGGCATGCTCGCAGTGGTGACTGAAGTCACGGTCAAGCTCATTGCTAAGCCAAAATTGGCTCGCGTCATCATGGCCAGTTTTGACGATATTGAAAAAGGTGCCGATGCAGTTGCCGCGATCATCGCTGCTGGCATCATTCCTGCCGGCTTAGAGATGATGGATAAAGCCACTACTCGTGCAGTAGAAGAATTTGTTCATGCGGGGTATGACCTTGAAGCTGAGACCATTCTCCTGTGTGAGTCCGATGGCACGCCTGAAGAGGTTGCAGAAGAAATTGAGCGCATGACTAAGGTGCTCGAACTAGCAGGTGCTAGTGGTATTCAGATTTCTCAAAATGAATCGGAGCGCTTGAAATTTTGGAGTGGTCGTAAGAATGCCTTCCCCGCAGCAGGACGCTTAGCGCCTGATTACTACTGTATGGATGGAACAATCCCCCGCAGAAATATTGGCACTCTACTCAGACGTATTCAGGTTATGGAAAAGAAATATGGTCTTGTTTGCTTGAATGTATTTCATGCGGGCGATGGCAATATGCATCCACTCATTTTATTTAACGGTGCCGATCAAGATGAGTGGCATCGAGCTGAAGAATTCGGTACTGAAATTTTAGAAGCCTGTGTCGAGCTCGATGGCACGATTACTGGTGAGCATGGCGTTGGAATTGAAAAAATTAATTCCATGTGCGTTCAATTTGGTGAAGGTGAACGCGAGTCTTTCTGGGGAGTTAAGGCAGCATTTGACCCTGAACGATTATTAAATCCTGATAAGGCGATCCCCACATTAAATCGTTGTGCTGAATACGGTCGTATGCGCATTAGTGGTGGAAACTTGCCGCATCCTGAGTTGGAGCGCTTCTAA
- a CDS encoding cob(I)yrinic acid a,c-diamide adenosyltransferase, with product MGNRLSKIATRTGDAGMTGLGDGSRVEKDHLRICAMGDVDELNSEIGVLMTELIPESLVEELRVLFLQVQHDLFDLGGELCIPNYTLLKPEHVAQLDVWLEKYNTTLPPLTEFILPGGTRAAAQAHVCRTVCRRAERSIVRLGWEEPLYDAPRQYVNRLSDLLFVLARVLNRAAGGQDVLWKHEKKETK from the coding sequence ATGGGAAATCGACTTTCAAAAATAGCCACCAGAACTGGTGATGCGGGTATGACCGGGCTTGGCGATGGTAGCCGAGTAGAAAAGGATCATTTGCGCATCTGCGCTATGGGTGATGTAGACGAATTGAACTCCGAAATCGGTGTTTTGATGACTGAATTGATCCCTGAGAGTCTTGTAGAGGAGTTAAGGGTCTTATTTTTGCAAGTGCAGCATGACTTATTTGATTTGGGTGGCGAGCTTTGTATTCCTAATTACACCTTGCTCAAGCCTGAGCATGTAGCCCAGTTAGATGTTTGGTTGGAAAAATACAATACAACTTTGCCCCCTTTAACTGAATTCATTCTCCCGGGCGGTACTCGTGCGGCAGCTCAGGCTCACGTATGTCGAACAGTTTGCAGGCGTGCCGAGCGCTCGATTGTGCGTTTGGGTTGGGAGGAGCCTCTGTACGATGCTCCGCGTCAATACGTCAATCGCTTGTCTGATCTCTTGTTTGTACTGGCGCGTGTACTCAATCGTGCAGCGGGTGGCCAAGACGTTCTTTGGAAGCACGAAAAAAAAGAGACTAAATAA
- the glcE gene encoding glycolate oxidase subunit GlcE → MPTSNNMAIDLFREQILAAAKSKTPLSIEGGGTKSWYGNTNSYAKLDTRPYSGILEYQPEELVITACAGTPLKEIEAALAEKNQVLAFEPPHFGHNATFGGTIAAGLAGPGRISAGNLRDFVLGARIMDGNGQDLSFGGKVMKNVAGYDVSRLIPGSMGTLSLLLEASVKVLPKPAATATLRCQLSQEKTLRLLNEWAGQPLPLSASCWIGSPTGGDGELTIRLAGAAAAVKSAIPLMNAAIDAVEVDPVLAQIFWSELREQHLTVFTNLDSADTLYRLALPVACGPLAIKNAVGDIALEWHGQQRWVKAPGDDATFASIKALANANGGHATRFKQGSSVDPSKQRFTLLSEQAHSTALEAVQARLRAAFDPAGVFATSRLP, encoded by the coding sequence ATGCCCACATCCAACAATATGGCTATTGATTTATTTCGCGAACAAATTCTGGCAGCAGCCAAAAGTAAAACACCACTATCAATTGAAGGCGGCGGTACCAAGTCTTGGTATGGCAATACCAATTCCTATGCCAAGTTAGACACCCGCCCTTATTCTGGCATCCTGGAATACCAGCCTGAAGAATTAGTGATTACGGCTTGTGCTGGCACACCATTAAAGGAAATTGAAGCAGCTCTAGCCGAGAAAAACCAAGTGCTGGCTTTTGAGCCACCCCATTTTGGTCATAACGCAACTTTTGGTGGCACCATAGCTGCAGGCTTAGCAGGACCTGGCCGCATTAGCGCTGGCAACTTACGTGACTTTGTTCTTGGTGCACGCATCATGGATGGCAATGGCCAAGACTTATCTTTTGGCGGCAAGGTGATGAAAAACGTGGCGGGATATGACGTTTCACGTTTGATACCTGGATCTATGGGAACCCTCTCACTATTACTCGAGGCTTCTGTAAAAGTACTACCTAAGCCAGCAGCAACAGCCACCTTACGTTGTCAGCTCAGCCAAGAAAAAACCTTGCGCCTCTTAAATGAGTGGGCTGGGCAACCCTTACCACTCTCAGCTAGCTGCTGGATTGGAAGCCCAACAGGTGGCGATGGTGAACTTACCATTCGTCTGGCCGGTGCTGCTGCTGCTGTTAAGTCTGCAATTCCGCTAATGAATGCAGCTATCGATGCTGTTGAAGTGGACCCAGTGCTTGCACAAATATTTTGGAGTGAGCTACGTGAGCAGCACTTAACTGTTTTTACAAACCTAGATAGTGCTGACACACTCTATCGCCTAGCTCTTCCAGTCGCATGCGGTCCACTTGCAATTAAAAATGCCGTTGGCGATATTGCTTTGGAATGGCATGGACAGCAACGCTGGGTTAAAGCGCCTGGCGATGATGCCACTTTTGCATCCATCAAAGCATTAGCCAATGCCAATGGTGGGCATGCAACGCGCTTTAAGCAAGGAAGCAGTGTTGATCCAAGTAAGCAACGCTTTACCCTTTTGAGTGAGCAA